The following are encoded together in the Citrus sinensis cultivar Valencia sweet orange chromosome 1, DVS_A1.0, whole genome shotgun sequence genome:
- the LOC102628555 gene encoding uncharacterized protein LOC102628555 isoform X2, whose translation MSSCYRSYMENYCEEEREALASPDPAAQAQLNQWTEIQDELKKRLITEDFFTWNLPNSTTTNTSTKEEEEVLLKYIGGVDMSFSKEDPSIACGCIVVLDLQTLQIVYEDYSLLRLQVPYVPGFLAFREAPVLLSLLDNMKKRANHFYPQVLMVDGNGLLHPRGFGLASHIGVLANLTTIGVGKNLHHVDGLTHSGVRQLLDAKENNNEDIIPLMGGSGSTWGVADIRSRDYLQKHQSTCLLQRWQ comes from the exons ATGTCTTCTTGTTACAGATCGTACATGGAAAATTATTGTGAAGAAGAAAGGGAAGCACTAGCATCGCCCGATCCTGCTGCTCAAGCTCAGCTCAATCAGTGGACAGA GATTCAGGACGAGCTAAAAAAGAGATTAATAACTGAAGATTTTTTTACTTGGAATTTACCGAACTCCACAACCACAAACACGAgcacaaaagaagaagaagaggtgTTGCTGAAGTATATTGGTGGTGTTGATATGAGCTTCTCAAAGGAAGATCCATCAATTGCATGTGGTTGCATTGTTGTGTTGGACCTCCAAACTCTGCAAATAGTCTATGAGGATTATTCTCTTCTCAGGCTTCAAGTGCCTTATGTCCCTGGTTTCCTTGCATTTCGCGAG GCTCCGGTTCTTTTATCGCTTCTGGATAACATGAAAAAGAGGGCTAACCATTTTTACCCACAG GTATTAATGGTTGATGGCAATGGACTACTCCATCCTCGAG GTTTTGGCTTGGCCAGTCACATCGGTGTTCTGGCGAATCTTACTACAATTGGGGTTGGAAAGAAT cTGCACCATGTGGATGGTCTAACACATTCTGGAGTAAGGCAACTACTTGatgcaaaagaaaacaataatgaagATATTATTCCTTTGATGGGAGGCTCAGGATCCACATGGGGAGTG GCTGATATAAGATCAAGAGACTATCTCCAGAAGCATCAGAGCACATGTCTCTTGCAGAGATGGCAATGA
- the LOC102628555 gene encoding uncharacterized protein LOC102628555 isoform X1: MSSCYRSYMENYCEEEREALASPDPAAQAQLNQWTEIQDELKKRLITEDFFTWNLPNSTTTNTSTKEEEEVLLKYIGGVDMSFSKEDPSIACGCIVVLDLQTLQIVYEDYSLLRLQVPYVPGFLAFREAPVLLSLLDNMKKRANHFYPQVLMVDGNGLLHPRGFGLASHIGVLANLTTIGVGKNLHHVDGLTHSGVRQLLDAKENNNEDIIPLMGGSGSTWGVAMRSTPDTLKPIFISVGHCISLDTAVMIVKMTCKYRVPEPIRQADIRSRDYLQKHQSTCLLQRWQ, translated from the exons ATGTCTTCTTGTTACAGATCGTACATGGAAAATTATTGTGAAGAAGAAAGGGAAGCACTAGCATCGCCCGATCCTGCTGCTCAAGCTCAGCTCAATCAGTGGACAGA GATTCAGGACGAGCTAAAAAAGAGATTAATAACTGAAGATTTTTTTACTTGGAATTTACCGAACTCCACAACCACAAACACGAgcacaaaagaagaagaagaggtgTTGCTGAAGTATATTGGTGGTGTTGATATGAGCTTCTCAAAGGAAGATCCATCAATTGCATGTGGTTGCATTGTTGTGTTGGACCTCCAAACTCTGCAAATAGTCTATGAGGATTATTCTCTTCTCAGGCTTCAAGTGCCTTATGTCCCTGGTTTCCTTGCATTTCGCGAG GCTCCGGTTCTTTTATCGCTTCTGGATAACATGAAAAAGAGGGCTAACCATTTTTACCCACAG GTATTAATGGTTGATGGCAATGGACTACTCCATCCTCGAG GTTTTGGCTTGGCCAGTCACATCGGTGTTCTGGCGAATCTTACTACAATTGGGGTTGGAAAGAAT cTGCACCATGTGGATGGTCTAACACATTCTGGAGTAAGGCAACTACTTGatgcaaaagaaaacaataatgaagATATTATTCCTTTGATGGGAGGCTCAGGATCCACATGGGGAGTG GCAATGAGATCAACTCCAGACACATTGAAGCCTATATTTATTTCAGTTGGTCACTGCATTTCACTTGATACTGCTGTCATGATTGTTAAAATGACTTGCAAGTATCGTGTGCCAGAGCCTATACGACAG GCTGATATAAGATCAAGAGACTATCTCCAGAAGCATCAGAGCACATGTCTCTTGCAGAGATGGCAATGA